The proteins below come from a single Mytilus edulis chromosome 5, xbMytEdul2.2, whole genome shotgun sequence genomic window:
- the LOC139523380 gene encoding chromodomain-helicase-DNA-binding protein 8-like isoform X4 encodes MSDNGMLSLFDTDGGFLEDLATDNGLAGTGSLLDAGGILGQMNPVMNTQPQQPQMFNQQMGGMQTNQFNNMQMQPPNVAQQNQFMTNTFNQQQNQFNTTKLHHFGGQQQQPGTAAHVMVLQQNNQSMAQRAPMQVIRTNMQPSPGFQNYGSMTTANGPRLPNPHQQQIGIQQNMPRMWNPNQNGPSQQAYVQQLPNQQPRLQNIQQIPGNGLQTTYLTQHNYALSKDNNIPQNRYQDGMPSTPNANVFMQGMKSPTGNMRPNVPMSSPNNNLIKNVTNISQSPRPPQQQMMINRTSTFQTQQNINSVNIPNFSSSQQQVQQPFQNSFNLPNIQNVGQINAGSVNVPSSSFQQFTYQQPQQQMPNQNTMASEMQMSQNINDKSSNMIPFQNTSPNQNVQFRPTYTVGTPQRTITPSASPRPTPSPARTPDLNAHTSPNSQGNLNQLVSPTMVSRPNTTPASSPFHVPNRSDANIAVSQAQILTNSFGNISNTNTVSVNNQSNTLPNQLVSVSVGQTNLNSMGQMSPSVGQVKNVNVEIYQLQQQIQQLHNQPQTQQTQQQMLDLQERVRTLRAQQELNSQRQKQQAAQSFPTYQIQNQQMQPSPQRPAIIQVQQPQLQPRQQIVQIQQPFPNQQQPIQQQQMQPQGQRILLVSNNMAGQPQRFLQTMSQAPGQQFVQQPQQKVVLIQQQQAQPGQQIRLIAQGQPQNQMPPSSMAMGSGNVPMSVVQIQLPQKTDILPKLEDDEEGGDKSVQKVKAQEKANQIVAEAVAKAQAAGNTQIPKVMTPPPIPSTVGDAEAPGSEEDGKKKSAKKRPKKKGKASKDKKEFDDDGESKEKKSKVERPKSVKKKKKPPATFLKSKKRKRNGSSDGSDVEIKITPPPSPENDEDSGIQKRRSARNTKRKKYLDEVDLNLSDDDTLDVDTEAAVSDTVNATGGAVTKPVPFLSSVETTVAVPLEEESMVVEKILGARMRKLDKDIDVVNDDEEAQPEEEVEEYFVKYKNFSYLHCEWKTITELERDKRIHMKLKRFRAKREHLDLFETVDEDELFNPDYVEVDRVMEVSVTSDPVTEEEVTHFLVKWRGLPYEDSTWELQQDVDPEKVKLFYKFRDPPPEEDREVPARPSRDEWVQIPETKTYKGGNTLREYQLEGVNWLTFNWYKHQNCILADEMGLGKTIQSITFLHEIVEYGIKGPFLVVVPLSTLGNWQREFETWTDMNAIVYHGSNTSKFMLQEYEMFYKDEERQRIPDLTKFTVLVTTFEIIISDCELLSSIDWRCLIIDEAHRLKNKKCKLMEGLRYVDCEHRVLLTGTPLQNNVEELFSLLNFLEPEQFNSSQTFLAEFGNLRTDDQVDKLKALLKPMMLRRLKEDVETSLAAKEETIIEVELTNIQKKYYRAILERNFTFLSKGSTTSANVPNLLNTMMELRKCCNHPYLVKGAEDMIIRETKEKENKPELDMFDIHRLMVQSSGKLVLMDKLLPKLKQGGHKVLIFSQMIKVLDILEDYLIQRRYLYERLDGRITGIMRQEAIDRFSKPDSDRFVFLLCTRAGGLGINLTAADTVIIYDSDWNPQNDLQAQARCHRIGQSKAVKVYRLITRNSYEREMFDRASLKLGLDKAVLQSMGGDKAANPREQLTKKEIEELLRKGAYGALMDDDKAGDDFCEEDIDQILQRRTQVIQIESEGKGSTFSKASFTMSENRDDIDINDPNFWQKWAKKADVNADEDKNELIVEVPRQRKQTARYGNDEAALEMSELESSSDDEEGGGNDEDGEGKGRGRGKKGKKGRRGRGRDSDDDFDARGAAGEMYSRSDCFKVEKNLLVYGWGRWTDIVSHGRFKRILAAKDVETIARALLMYSLKVYKGDEKIKEFIWDLISPANDGSLKNHSGLSAPVPRGRKGKNKPTKKEKESEHEIEMAKYHIDPESVLKDTGYKRHLHRHANKVLLRVRLLYYLREEIIGHAADKINKGLDVSEIDIPRANVEGDPPTLWWDGLSDRSLLIGVFKHGYEKYNRMRNDPLLCFLSRCGPPAGAALAAEQNDDDDDDMDDTKGNISTLKDEDEDTCTSVISNQDSNMAKETPNVTTEGGDDDGEKLPWPTMSDLNTRLRRIITSFQRSHKRQMLKDAQRAKRMERRERYDVVSRYKDEEKIQYQQSFFGCWDSHWTRREESDFYRIISTFGVEFDLFTGRYKWDRFRTLARLEKKHDDTLTEYFQAFYHMCMRVCKKFKNDDDALPPNNIYVEPISEERASRSLARIDLLNKIRTETLAHPKFDERVKLCQTSYDLPSWWICGKHDKDLLRGAARHGVVRTDEFILNDPALSFKDVFRNKRPYVNSPHFMQSPGASQTPVKVKNKEEETELEIKAMIEKIKRESNKDKPESDPQDVKKEQTSPDKKSDDLEHDLDKDMKKEVNSPDKKTNDSEQDEEEENRTSSPDSNKELKKDIKTEVKVESESDIKEEANSDQDCQEKSEDLSVVKKSVVDNDDDEATDIEHDVSDNETTNDTEVKSEDQNDSEKSPVKVKSEKSPEKVKSPGDIKTEDEEKDSEDLYTEVKKEKVKEEDSEKFTKEDVELQKLINEEDNLDPRLSAIPADFLQWPKDRVIFHRLEHICYCVETGEWPFPKRMSNIPMNYDSRSATPLGSSTPRDDQDLSQSDAGDSVYDGIKVNTGDGLKMTFHKRNAKEQKFDGRMAHLLNQSAAGSSDNDSQSESLTPRSQVPGHSPRHSPHHYFFSQTPADLLSNGSGPEFDPVLLQRSMMEHALMFPGSRQRRGRKRKAEKMAELAMQEALARREHSKNVVGHDPESRVPVINLEDGSRLSGDEAPQKKDLEKWLDEHPGYMIADCEEDFYDDIPRRGRKSRLDPSMIDPMMMTGEENVSVVNRITGKKITGAKAPPLKYLTEWLEQNPLYDVDSKWSDIVRSKVNLPKSLQSRVVTPSRGRKPKDTLSSSMMGSDIPFSAASLAGLSGFHSPGLMSMSGLPKLPLGMPFGALPNFGLGNPLLGMAGYLPGLTASHSKDTESSSKDRKSPKCKESSKSESKSPSIPHPSFPFMYNPMLLNPLFAAQAQSLGFSLPTSLPTSFGALAHSGLMNGSTADSDLEEGEIKRFSQKERRGSSSGLQDAPQDLSVKAKHHHEGGSKHRREKKHSSHSSDHHDKSSSASKQYSASIQQDEPTDLSMKSKPSTPDSAKSKPKIQSSFKLSKIVDTLKDKVNKMEDRSRKDRKSKLDSILNKLVEDKELGGQDRKSVDEDGSVDLSIGSDTKCDDISKDEEDKC; translated from the exons ATGTCAGATAATGGAATGCTTAGTTTATTTGATACTGATGGAGGCTTTCTTGAAGATTTGGCCACAGATAATGGTTTGGCAGGGACTGGATCGTTGTTGGATGCAGGTGGAATTTTGGGTCAAATGAACCCAGTAATGAATACTCAGCCACAACAGCCACAAATGTTTAATCAGCAAATGGGTGGCATGCAGACAAACCAATTCAACAACATGCAGATGCAGCCTCCAAATGTTGCTCAGCAAAATCAGTTCATGACAAATACTTTTAATCAACAACAGAATCAATTTAATACCACCAAACTACATCATTTTGGTGGTCAACAACAGCAGCCAGGAACTGCTGCTCATGTCATGGTTCTTCAACAAAACAACCAATCTATGGCACAACGGGCACCGATGCAGGTTATTCGCACGAACATGCAACCGTCACCTGGATTTCAAAATTATGGAAGCATGACCACTGCTAACGGTCCACGGTTGCCAAACCCACATCAGCAACAAATTGGAATACAACAGAACATGCCAAGAATGTGGAACCCTAACCAGAATGGACCTAGTCAACAAGCTTATGTACAACAACTGCCAAATCAACAGCCCAGATTGCAAAACATACAGCAAATACCAGGGAATGGCTTACAGACAACCTACCTCACTCAACACAACTATGCCTTATCTAAAGATAATAATATCCCACAGAATCGATACCAAGACGGTATGCCCTCAACACCTAATGCAAATGTGTTTATGCAAGGAATGAAGTCCCCGACAGGTAACATGAGACCAAATGTGCCAATGTCCAGTccaaacaataatttgataaaaaatgtaaCCAATATAAGTCAGAGTCCTAGGCCTCCTCAGCAGCAAATGATGATTAATAGGACTTCGACATTCCAGACCCAACAAAATATTAACTCTGTAAATATACCAAACTTCAGCTCTAGTCAACAACAAGTTCAACAGCCGTTCCAAAACAGTTTCAATCTACCAAATATTCAAAATGTAGGACAGATAAATGCAGGTAGTGTAAATGTTCCAAGTTCGTCTTTCCAGCAGTTCACATATCAACAGCCACAGCAGCAAATGCCAAATCAAAATACAATGGCAAGTGAAATGCAAATGTCTCAAAATATTAATGATAAATCGTCAAATATGATTCCATTCCAAAATACTAGTCCCAACCAGAATGTACAGTTCAGACCAACATACACAGTTGGTACACCTCAGAGGACAATAACGCCATCAGCTTCTCCTAGACCAACCCCTTCTCCAGCTCGCACGCCTGATTTGAATGCTCACACTTCTCCAAATTCTCAGGGAAATTTAAATCAACTTGTCTCACCTACGATGGTCTCTAGACCCAACACAACACCTGCATCTAGTCCGTTCCATGTACCAAACAGGTCTGATGCTAATATTGCAGTTAGTCAGGCACAGATTCTTACAAATTCGTTTGGAAATATAAGCAATACAAATACGGTATCTGTAAATAATCAGAGCAATACATTACCAAATCAGCTTGTGTCTGTGAGTGTAGGTCAAACTAATTTAAATAGTATGGGACAGATGAGTCCAAGTGTTGGACAAGTCAAAAATGTAAACGTAGAAATCTATCAGCTCCAGCAACAAATTCAACAGCTGCATAATCAGCCTCAGACACAACAAACTCAGCAACAAATGTTAGACTTGCAAGAACGTGTTAGGACATTAAGAGCACAGCAAGAACTGAACAGTCAACGTCAAAAACAGCAGGCCGCACAATCATTTCCAACTTATCAGATTCAAAATCAGCAAATGCAACCAAGTCCTCAGAGACCAGCTATAATTCAAGTTCAACAGCCCCAGTTGCAACCAAGACAACAAATTGTTCAGATTCAGCAGCCATTTCCAAACCAGCAGCAACCCATTCAACAACAACAAATGCAGCCTCAAGGACAGAGAATTCTACTTGTATCCAATAACATGGCAGGTCAGCCTCAAAGATTCCTGCAAACCATGTCACAGGCTCCTGGTCAACAGTTTGTTCAACAACCACAACAAAAGGTTGTATTGATTCAG CAGCAACAAGCACAGCCTGGTCAGCAGATCAGATTGATTGCCCAAGGACAACCACAGAATCAGATGCCGCCATCATCTATGGCCATGGGAAGTGGTAATGTTCCAATGTCTGTTGTACAGATCCAGTTACCACAGAAAACAGACATCCTACCTAAACTTGAAGATGACGAAGAAGGGGGAGACAAATCAGTACAGAAAGTGAAAGCACAAGAGAAAGCAAATCAAATTGTGGCAGAAGCTGTGGCCAAAGCTCAGGCTGCCGGAAATACACAGATTCCAAAGGTGATGACGCCACCACCGATTCCCTCAACTGTTGGGGATGCTGAAGCACCTGGTAGTGAGGAGGATGGTAAGAAAAAGTCAGCAAAGAAAAGACCGAAGAAAAAAGGAAAAGCATCAAAGGATAAGAAAGAATTTGATGATGATGGTGAATCAAAGGAAAAGAAATCGAAAGTAGAGAGGCCAAAGTCtgtcaagaaaaagaaaaa acCACCAGCAACATTCTTGAAAAGCAAGAAAAGGAAGCGAAATGGATCTTCAGATGGATCAGATGTGGAAATTAAAATTACACCGCCACCGTCACCTGAAAATGATGAAGATAGTGGTATACAG aaaagaagatCAGCTAGAAATACCAAGAGAAAGAAATATCTTGATGAAGTTGACCTGAACCTTTCAGATGATGATACTTTAGATGTAGATACTGAGGCGGCAGTTAGTGATACTGTTAATGCCACAGGAGGAGCTGTAACTAAACCGGTACCTTTTCTGTCGTCTGTG GAGACAACTGTTGCTGTACCTCTAGAAGAAGAATCAATGGTTGTTGAGAAAATTCTTGGCGCGAGGATGAGAAAGCTTGATAAAGAT attgatGTGGTCAATGATGATGAAGAAGCTCAACCTGAGGAAGAAGTGGAAGAATACTTTGTCAAATACAAAAACTT ctCATACTTGCATTGTGAATGGAAAACAATAACAGAACTAGAAAGAGACAAAAGAATTCACATGAAACTGAAAAGATTTAGGGCTAAAAGGGAGCATTTGGATCTTTTTGAAACg GTGGATGAGGATGAATTATTCAATCCAGATTATGTAGAGGTTGACCGTGTGATGGAAGTTTCTGTAACGTCTGATCCAGTAACAGAGGAAGAGGTGACTCACTTCCTTGTAAAATGGCGAGGTCTGCCGTATGAGGACAGTACTTGGGAACTACAGCAAGATGTTGATCCAGAAAaagttaaattgttttataaattcaGAGATCCTCCACCTGAGGAAGACCGAGAG GTTCCTGCTAGACCTAGCAGAGATGAATGGGTACAAATTCCAGAAACTAAAACCTACAAAGGAGGTAACACTTTGAGGGAATATCAATTGGAAGGTGTAAATTGGTTGACATTCAACTGGTATAAACA TCAAAACTGTATATTAGCTGACGAGATGGGTCTGGGTAAGACCATCCAGAGTATAACATTCCTACATGAGATTGTAGAATATGGAATAAAGGGACCATTTCTAGTGGTTGTACCACTGTCAACTCTGGGTAACTGGCAGAGAGAATTTGAGACTTGGACTGATATGAATGCTATTGTATATCATGGAAG TAACACCAGTAAATTTATGTTACaagaatatgaaatgttttacaaAGATGAAGAAAGACAAAGAATACCAGACTTGACTAAATTCACTGTGTTAGTTACAACATTTGAGATTATTATATCTGACTGTGAATTATTAAGTTCTATAGACTGGCGATGTTTAATTATTGACGAAGCACACaggctgaaaaataaaaagtgtaaatTAATGGAAGGATTAAGATATGTGGATTGT GAACATCGAGTGTTACTGACAGGAACTCCCCTACAAAACAATGTTGAGGAATTATTCAGTTTACTCAACTTTCTAGAACCTGAACAATTTAATTCTTCACAAACATTCTTAGCAGAGTTTGGCAATTTAAGAACTGATGATCAAGTCGACAAGTTAAAAGCACTTCTGAAACCTATGATGCTTAGGCGATTAAAAGAAGATGTAGAAACCTCTCTAGCAGCAAAGGAAGAAACAATTATTGAAGTGGAATTGACTAACATACAAAAGAAATATTATCGTGCTATTCTTGAAAggaattttacttttttgtctAAAGGTTCGACTACCTCTGCTAATGTACCAAATCTTCTAAATACAATGATGGAGTTGAGGAAGTGTTGTAATCATCCCTATCTAGTCAAAG GTGCTGAAGACATGATCATAAGGGAAACTAAAGAAAAGGAAAATAAACCAGAATTGGATATGTTTGATATACATAGATTAATGGTGCAATCCTCTGGAAAACTTGTACTAATGGACAAACTTTTACCAAAGCTTAAACAAGGTGGACATAAAGTGCTGATATTCTCTCAAATGATAAAAGTGCTAGATATTTTAGAGGATTATTTGATTCAAAGAAG gtatttatatgaaagattaGATGGTAGAATTACTGGTATAATGAGACAGGAAGCCATTGACAGATTCTCTAAGCCTGATTCAGATAGATTTGTATTCTTACTATGTACAAGAGCTGGTGGTTTAGGTATTAATCTGACTGCAGCTGATACTGTTATTATCTATGACTCGGACTGGAACCCACAGAATGACTTGCAG GCCCAAGCTAGATGTCACAGAATTGGACAGAGCAAAGCTGTGAAGGTGTACAGATTAATCACCAGGAATTCCTACGAGAGAGAAATGTTTGACAGAGCTTCTCTCAAGTTGGGTTTAGACAAGGCTGTGTTGCAATCTATGGGAGGAGATAAGGCTGCTAATCCT agggaacagttaacaaaaaaagaaatagaagAACTATTGAGAAAAGGAGCTTATGGTGCTTTAATGGATGATGACAAAGCTGGAGACGATTTCTGTGAGGAAGATATCGACCAGATTCTACAGAGGAGAACCCAGGTTATACAGATAGAATCAGAAGGCAAAGGATCCACTTTCTCCAAA GCAAGTTTTACCATGAGTGAGAACAGAGATGACATTGACATCAATGATCCAAACTTCTGGCAAAAATGGGCAAAGAAGGCAGATGTGAATGCAGATGAGGACAAG AATGAGCTGATAGTTGAGGTGCCAAGACAGAGGAAACAAACTGCTCGTTACGGAAATGATGAGGCAGCCCTGGAAATGTCTGAATTAGAATCCTCGTCAGATGATGAAGAGGGAGGTGGAAATGATGAAGATGGCGAAGGAAAGGGGCGTGGTAGAGGAAAGAAGGGCAAGAAAGGTCGGCGTGGTAGGGGCAGAGATTCAGATGATGATTTTGATGCTCGTGGTGCAGCAGGAGAGATGTATTCAAGATCAGATTGTTTCAAAGTGGAGAAGAATCTCTTAGTTTATGG atggGGAAGATGGACAGATATTGTTAGTCATGGCAGGTTCAAGAGAATACTAGCAGCTAAGGATGTTGAAACAATTGCAAGAGCTTTG CTTATGTATTCATTGAAAGTTTACAAAGGAGATGAGAAGATCAAAGAATTTATATGGGATTTAATATCTCCTGCAAATGATGGTTCCTTGAAGAATCATTCAG gtTTATCTGCACCAGTTCCTAgaggaagaaaaggtaaaaataaaCCAACAAAGAAAGAGAAGGAGTCAGAACATGAAATAGAAATGGCTAAATATCACATAGATCCCGAGTCTGTTCTCAAAGACACTGGTTACAAAAGACATCTGCATCGCCATGCCAACAA AGTATTATTGAGAGTTAGACTGCTGTATTACCTTAGAGAAGAAATCATTGGTCATGCTGCAGACAAAATAAACAAAGGACTTGATGTCAG tGAAATAGATATACCAAGAGCAAATGTAGAAGGGGATCCCCCAACTTTATGGTGGGATGGATTATCTGACAGATCCTTGTTGATTGGTGTATTTAAACATG GCTATGAGAAGTACAATCGAATGAGAAATGATCCTTTGTTGTGTTTCCTGTCACGCTGTGGACCTCCAGCTGGGGCTGCTCTGGCTGCAGAACAAAATGATGATGATGA TGACGACATGGATGATACTAAGGGTAATATAAGTACATTGAAGGACGAGGATGAAGACACATGTACCTCTGTGATCTCTAATCAGGACAGTAACATGGCTAAGGAGACACCTAATGTTACAACTGAAGGAGGAGATGATGATGGGGAGAAGTTACCATGGCCTACCATGTCTGATCTTAATACCAGACTCAGGAGAATTATCACCAGCTTCCAACGTAGTCATAAAAGACAAATGTTGAAGGATGCACAAAGGGCAAAG agaATGGAAAGAAGAGAGAGATATGATGTAGTAAGCAGATACAAGGATGAAGAGAAAATTCAATATCAACAAAG TTTTTTTGGATGTTGGGACAG TCACTGGACGCGGAGAGAGGAGTCTGATTTCTATCGTATTATATCTACGTTTGGAGTGGAATTTGATCTGTTTACAGGCAGATATAAGTGGGATAGATTCAGGACATTAGCTAGGTTGGAGAAGAAACATGATGACACTTTAACAGAATATTTCCAAGCATTTTACCACATGTGCATGCGAGTCTGCAAGAAATTCAAAAATGATGATGATG CACTGCCTCCAAACAATATATATGTGGAACCAATATCTGAAGAGAGAGCTAGTCGTAGTCTTGCCAGAATTGATCTCCTGAATAAAATACGAACTGAAACTTTGGCACATCCTAAATTTGATGAGCGTGTCAAGTTATGTCAAACGTCCTATGATCTTCCATCATGGTGGATTTGTGGCAAACATGACAAAGATCTACTCAGAGGAGCTGCTAG gCATGGTGTAGTGCGCACTGATGAATTTATACTTAATGACCCAGCATTGTCTTTCAAAGATGTGTTCAGGAATAAACGTCCATATGTAAATTCCCCTCATTTTATGCAGTCACCTGGTGCCAGCCAGACACCAGTCAAAGTTAAAA ATAAGGAAGAAGAAACTGAATTGGAAATAAAAGCAATGATAGAGAAAATCAAAAGGGAGTCTAATAAAGATAAACCAGAAAGTGATCCTCAAGATGTGAAAAAGGAACAAACATCTCCTGATAAAAAGTCTGATGATCTTGAACATGACTTAGACAAAGACATGAAAAAGGAAGTGAATTCTCCTGATAAAAAAACTAACGACAGTGAACAAGATGAAGAGGAGGAAAATAGAACTAGTAGTCCTGATAGtaataaagaactgaagaaggaTATCAAAACTGAAGTGAAAGTAGAAAGTGAAAGTGACATAAAAGAGGAAGCCAATTCTGACCAAGATTGTCAAGAAAAGAGTGAAGATTTGTCTGTAGTTAAGAAATCTGTTGtagataatgatgatgatgaagcTACTGATATTGAACATGATGTTTCTGATAATGAAACTACTAACGACACTGAAGTCAAATCTGAGGATCAAAATGATAGTGAGAAATCTCCAGTGAAAGTCAAATCAGAAAAATCTCCAGAAAAAGTTAAGTCTCCTGGAGACATTAAAACAGAGGATGAAGAAAAGGATTCGGAAGATCTATATACagaagtaaaaaaagaaaaagtgaaaGAGGAAGATAGTGAAAAGTTCaccaaagaagatgtg GAGTTACAGAAGCTTATAAATGAAGAAGATAATTTAGATCCCAGATTGTCAGCCATTCCAGCAGATTTTCTACAGTGGCCAAAG GACAGGGTAATCTTCCATCGTCTAGAACATATATGTTACTGTGTTGAGACTGGAGAATGGCCATTCCCAAAGAGGATGTCGAACATTCCTATGAACTATGACTCCAGAAGTGCCACGCCCCTCGGATCATCGACACCCAGAGATGACCAAGATCTGAGCCAATCAGATGCTGGGGATTCTGTCTATGATGGGATCAAGGTGAACACG GGTGATGGATTAAAAATGACATTCCACAAACGCAATGCTAAAGAACAAAAATTTGATG GTCGAATGGCCCATCTGTTGAATCAGTCTGCAGCAGGCTCTAGTGATAACGACAGTCAGTCTGAATCTCTGACACCACGATCTCAGGTACCCGGACATTCCCCACGACATTCACCTCATCATTATTTCTTCTCACAG ACTCCTGCTGATTTACTTTCCAATGGATCAGGTCCAGAATTTGATCCTGTTCTCCTTCAAAGGAGTATG ATGGAACATGCTTTGATGTTCCCAGGCAGCAGACAACGGAGGGGACGGAAAAGGAAAGCTGAGAAGATGGCTGAACTTGCTATGCAAGAGGCTCTTGCAAGAAGGGAACACTCAAAGAATGTAGTTGGACATGATCCTG AATCCCGAGTACCTGTGATAAATCTGGAAGATGGCAGCCGATTGTCAGGTGATGAAGCTCCACAGAAGAAAGATTTAGAGAAATGGTTGGACGAACATCCTGGATACATGATAGCTGATTGTGAAGAGGATTTTTATGAT GATATACCAAGACGTGGCAGAAAGTCTCGTCTAGATCCATCTATGATTGATCCTATGATGATGACTGGTGAAGAAAATGTCTCCGTTGTAAATAGAATCACAGGCAAAAAG ATTACTGGTGCCAAAGCCCCACCATTGAAGTATTTAACAGAATGGTTAGAACAAAATCCCCTTTATGATGTAGATTCCAAATGGTCTGATATTGTTCGTAGTAAG GTTAATTTACCAAAGTCATTACAGAGTCGTGTTGTGACACCCAGCAGAGGCAGGAAACCAAAGGACACTTTATCATCGTCAATGATGGGTTCAGACATTCCATTCAGTGCTGCATCATTAGCTGGGCTATCAGGATTCCATAGTCCTGGTCTAATGTCTATGTCTGGATTACCAAAACTACC